Proteins encoded by one window of Procambarus clarkii isolate CNS0578487 chromosome 92, FALCON_Pclarkii_2.0, whole genome shotgun sequence:
- the LOC123775204 gene encoding solute carrier family 23 member 2 isoform X1 translates to MASFSTDQRSSNQKNEPLLQEDSLDDLLYTVEDSPPWYFSIFFGFQHYLTMAGGTVAIPILVASFLCMAEDDPARGELVSTVFFHSGLVTLLQTTFGIRLPIIQGGDFAYVVPTIALLTTVYQPCDALPLANLTEAARAEVWQVRLRDIQGSIAVASVFQIILGFTGLIGMLLRWITPLAVVPTVTLVGLSLFDVSASKAAQHWGISILTMVLMILFSQYMNNLQLPIPIPTVNGTFRIFKSQFFKCFPVLTAVFVAWSLCAILTTFDVLPEGSPARTDATGTLLLKSPWFRVPYPGQWGWPTVRAAGVVGMLGGTVASIVESIGDYYVCARISGAAPPPVSAINRGVGIEGVGCLLAGLLGTGNGTTSCSQNIGVISITKVGSRRVVQYSALILIASGVLGKFGAVFVTIPEPVMAGVFIVMFAMVTSVGLSPLQYVDLGSSRNLFVIGFSLFFGLLLPKWVEKNPEVIQTGAPELDQVLAVLLQTPMFVGGALGVFLDNTLPGTPRERGLLEWNKQCRGKHHRAGAQELRNASACYDLPIGMETISRMKWLQYLPFSPTFEGFGRGKPGKVLDGEEEALS, encoded by the exons CACTACCTGACGATGGCTGGAGGAACTGTGGCTATTCCCATCCTGGTGGCGTCGTTCCTCTGTATGGCCGAGGATGACCCAGCCCGCGGGGAGCTTGTCTCCACTGTCTTCTTCCATTCTGGCCTCGTCACTCTCCTCCAGACCACCTTCGGCATCAG GTTGCCCATAATCCAAGGCGGGGACTTCGCCTATGTTGTGCCGACGATTGCCCTCTTGACGACGGTGTACCAGCCCTGCGACGCTCTCCCTCTGGCGAACCTGACGGAGGCGGCGAGGGCGGAGGTGTGGCAAGTCCGGCTTCGCGACATCCAGGGATCCATCGCCGTCGCCTCCGTCTTCCAGATCATCTTGGGCTTCACAG GGTTGATCGGTATGCTGCTGAGGTGGATCACGCCTCTGGCTGTGGTTCCCACAGTCACTCTAGTCGGCCTCTCGCTCTTCGATGTCTCGGCTTCCAAGGCGGCTCAGCACTGGGGCATCTCCATCTT GACCATGGTGCTCATGATCCTCTTCTCTCAGTACATGAACAACCTCCAGCTCCCGATACCCATTCCGACGGTGAACGGCACTTTTAGGATTTTCAAATCGCAGTTCTTTAAGTGCTTTCCG GTACTGACGGCGGTGTTTGTGGCGTGGTCCCTCTGCGCCATCCTCACCACCTTCGACGTCCTCCCGGAGGGCTCCCCGGCACGCACCGACGCCACGGGCACGCTGCTGCTGAAGTCCCCATGGTTTAGGGTCCCTTATCCCG GACAGTGGGGGTGGCCGACGGTGCGGGCGGCGGGCGTGGTCGGCATGCTGGGCGGCACCGTGGCCTCCATCGTAGAGAGTATCGGCGACTACTACGTCTGTGCCAGGATCTCAG GTGCTGCTCCGCCACCAGTAAGTGCCATCAACCGAGGAGTGGGCATTGAGGGGGTCGGGTGCCTCCTAGCGGGGCTTTTGGGCACTGGCAACGGCACCACATCCTGTTCCCAGAACATCGGTGTCATTAGCATCACCAAG GTGGGGAGCCGACGGGTGGTGCAGTACAGCGCCCTCATCCTCATCGCATCGGGGGTGTTGGGGAAGTTCGGGGCCGTGTTCGTGACCATCCCGGAGCCGGTGATGGCCGGGGTGTTCATCGTCATGTTCGCCATGGTCACCTCCGTCGGCCTCTCCCCGCTGCAGTACGTCGATCTCGGCTCCTCCAGGAACCTCTTCGTCATCGGGTTCTCTCTCTTCTTCGGTCTGCTGCTCCCGAAG TGGGTGGAGAAGAACCCGGAGGTCATCCAGACGGGGGCGCCTGAGCTGGACCAGGTCCTGGCGGTGCTGCTGCAGACGCCCATGTTCGTCGGCGGCGCCCTCGGGGTGTTCCTTGACAACACCCTCCCTG GAACGCCGAGGGAGAGAGGACTGTTGGAGTGGAACAAACAATGCCGAGGGAAGCACCACCGGgcgggggcccaggagctgaggaacGCCTCTGCCTGCTACGATCTCCCAATCGGCATGGAGACCATCTCCAG GATGAAGTGGCTTCAATACCTCCCCTTCAGCCCGACTTTCGAGGGCTTCGGACGGGGGAAGCCAGGGAAAGTGCTCGATGGGGAAGAAGAAGCCCTTTCCTGA
- the LOC123775204 gene encoding solute carrier family 23 member 2 isoform X2 has protein sequence MAGGTVAIPILVASFLCMAEDDPARGELVSTVFFHSGLVTLLQTTFGIRLPIIQGGDFAYVVPTIALLTTVYQPCDALPLANLTEAARAEVWQVRLRDIQGSIAVASVFQIILGFTGLIGMLLRWITPLAVVPTVTLVGLSLFDVSASKAAQHWGISILTMVLMILFSQYMNNLQLPIPIPTVNGTFRIFKSQFFKCFPVLTAVFVAWSLCAILTTFDVLPEGSPARTDATGTLLLKSPWFRVPYPGQWGWPTVRAAGVVGMLGGTVASIVESIGDYYVCARISGAAPPPVSAINRGVGIEGVGCLLAGLLGTGNGTTSCSQNIGVISITKVGSRRVVQYSALILIASGVLGKFGAVFVTIPEPVMAGVFIVMFAMVTSVGLSPLQYVDLGSSRNLFVIGFSLFFGLLLPKWVEKNPEVIQTGAPELDQVLAVLLQTPMFVGGALGVFLDNTLPGTPRERGLLEWNKQCRGKHHRAGAQELRNASACYDLPIGMETISRMKWLQYLPFSPTFEGFGRGKPGKVLDGEEEALS, from the exons ATGGCTGGAGGAACTGTGGCTATTCCCATCCTGGTGGCGTCGTTCCTCTGTATGGCCGAGGATGACCCAGCCCGCGGGGAGCTTGTCTCCACTGTCTTCTTCCATTCTGGCCTCGTCACTCTCCTCCAGACCACCTTCGGCATCAG GTTGCCCATAATCCAAGGCGGGGACTTCGCCTATGTTGTGCCGACGATTGCCCTCTTGACGACGGTGTACCAGCCCTGCGACGCTCTCCCTCTGGCGAACCTGACGGAGGCGGCGAGGGCGGAGGTGTGGCAAGTCCGGCTTCGCGACATCCAGGGATCCATCGCCGTCGCCTCCGTCTTCCAGATCATCTTGGGCTTCACAG GGTTGATCGGTATGCTGCTGAGGTGGATCACGCCTCTGGCTGTGGTTCCCACAGTCACTCTAGTCGGCCTCTCGCTCTTCGATGTCTCGGCTTCCAAGGCGGCTCAGCACTGGGGCATCTCCATCTT GACCATGGTGCTCATGATCCTCTTCTCTCAGTACATGAACAACCTCCAGCTCCCGATACCCATTCCGACGGTGAACGGCACTTTTAGGATTTTCAAATCGCAGTTCTTTAAGTGCTTTCCG GTACTGACGGCGGTGTTTGTGGCGTGGTCCCTCTGCGCCATCCTCACCACCTTCGACGTCCTCCCGGAGGGCTCCCCGGCACGCACCGACGCCACGGGCACGCTGCTGCTGAAGTCCCCATGGTTTAGGGTCCCTTATCCCG GACAGTGGGGGTGGCCGACGGTGCGGGCGGCGGGCGTGGTCGGCATGCTGGGCGGCACCGTGGCCTCCATCGTAGAGAGTATCGGCGACTACTACGTCTGTGCCAGGATCTCAG GTGCTGCTCCGCCACCAGTAAGTGCCATCAACCGAGGAGTGGGCATTGAGGGGGTCGGGTGCCTCCTAGCGGGGCTTTTGGGCACTGGCAACGGCACCACATCCTGTTCCCAGAACATCGGTGTCATTAGCATCACCAAG GTGGGGAGCCGACGGGTGGTGCAGTACAGCGCCCTCATCCTCATCGCATCGGGGGTGTTGGGGAAGTTCGGGGCCGTGTTCGTGACCATCCCGGAGCCGGTGATGGCCGGGGTGTTCATCGTCATGTTCGCCATGGTCACCTCCGTCGGCCTCTCCCCGCTGCAGTACGTCGATCTCGGCTCCTCCAGGAACCTCTTCGTCATCGGGTTCTCTCTCTTCTTCGGTCTGCTGCTCCCGAAG TGGGTGGAGAAGAACCCGGAGGTCATCCAGACGGGGGCGCCTGAGCTGGACCAGGTCCTGGCGGTGCTGCTGCAGACGCCCATGTTCGTCGGCGGCGCCCTCGGGGTGTTCCTTGACAACACCCTCCCTG GAACGCCGAGGGAGAGAGGACTGTTGGAGTGGAACAAACAATGCCGAGGGAAGCACCACCGGgcgggggcccaggagctgaggaacGCCTCTGCCTGCTACGATCTCCCAATCGGCATGGAGACCATCTCCAG GATGAAGTGGCTTCAATACCTCCCCTTCAGCCCGACTTTCGAGGGCTTCGGACGGGGGAAGCCAGGGAAAGTGCTCGATGGGGAAGAAGAAGCCCTTTCCTGA
- the APC4 gene encoding anaphase-promoting complex subunit 4: MAATCIMKQVEERHVATEITRCVWSPKMDLVAVANVQGQVAMHRLSWQRVWVISSPGENVKVTGLAWRPDSKVLAVGYSTGEVILVDIEDSSLVHKLNANAEVTALNWAVHVPEEASKKETLFEDSSEMFLPPLPSLSKTYTGSSGEDREEGWHEGCLLRDQTSLTLLTVATAAASVYIYAFGLFHCATVNLADSVPRAGQVLDATPSHDLHLLSCLVERDIGGEREVVHVTIETLILACRHQELRALAYRYGQICGLMTYASHTLTLLAEAWENILLELDLKLATYARTVPEGGVSADFLDLLVFGLSSTEFDMFLSNQLTEKGLKKLGHSIELSYSNIQKLVLRNVQAVGQALVYQLSALVGLARHHDRFGMLGVEEDVVTNAVREAGAFVLKAVELQQVIDSAMSTFKAFLRWLYVVVQRVRGETVPDEMSRMTQQDLTYITEFLHDSLEDTETGPDGEKRTRFRLERVGQYLKDAPLSCPPESGRNPWAVFLAEHPAVAEHSLIFPHYPERSLLQEHKNLERVLDNMAGQPAKVISGAVNIVAWVPFMAVAPTGPVSVSQISCPRNNAMYTVLIPGPKQTILYLARWPTSAERLAQANAPPGPAHHVEAAPFVFSRLEGTRGCSSEQLGPPSPFLHLIGAQFYAEDTLSVLAQDPADSKSSFFIQLWMQTACGGLKPLAVYGGRRLAEAGVTPQDACRLVDASGYRRLEGGPLSSLAVSGSRKVALLLSENRRRVRLFEMEVDEDDEDDDEDDTAQHESIMNASGASDDQVDNL; the protein is encoded by the exons ATGGCTGCTACGTGTATTATGAAGCAAGTCGAGGAACGACACGTTGCAACTGAAATTACAAGATGTGTCTGGTCTCCAAAGATGGATTTAGTTGCAGTCGCAAATGTTCAAG GTCAAGTTGCAATGCACCGGTTGTCCTGGCAGCGTGTTTGGGTGATTAGCTCACCAGGGGAAAACGTGAAAGTCACAGGACTGGCATGGCGGCCCGACAGTAAAGTTCTTGCAGTTGGATATTCGACAG GTGAAGTGATTCTAGTAGACATAGAAGATAGCAGCCTAGTTCACAAGCTGAACGCCAATGCTGAAGTTACGGCTCTCAATTGGGCTGTGCATGTTCCTGAGGAAGCCTCTAAAAAGGAAACCTTATTTGAG GACTCATCAGAGATGTTTCTACCACCACTTCCTTCCCTTTCAAAAACATACACAGGAAGCAGTGGAGAGGACCGTGAGGAAGGGTGGCACGAGGGTTGTCTTCTACGGGATCAGACATCATTAACTCTCCTCACGGTTGCCACAGCTGCAGCATCCGTCTACATCTATGCCTTTGGGCTTTTTCATTGTGCTACTGTTAACTTGGCCGACTCGGTGCCAAGAGCAGGGCAGGTTCTAGATGCTACACCTTCCCATGATCTTCATTTGCTGAGTTGTTTGGTGGAACGAGACattggaggagagagggaggttgTGCATGTAACGATAGAAACATTGATTTTAGCTTGCCGACATCAGGAGCTCCGTGCACTTGCTTATCGCTACGGCCAGATCTGTGGGCTCATGACCTATGCCTCACATACACTTACTCTGTTAGCAGAAGCTTGGGAGAATATTTTGCTTGAATTAGATCTTAAGTTAGCAACATATGCCAGAACTGTTCCTGAAGGTGGTGTATCTGCTGACTTTTTAGATCTTTTAGTATTTGGGTTATCTTCAACAGAATTTGATATGTTTCTCTCAAACCAACTTACTGAGAAAGGTTTAAAAAAATTGGGCCATTCAATAGAGCTTAGCTATTCTAACATCCAGAAATTAGTTTTACGCAATGTGCAAGCAGTGGGACAAGCACTTGTATACCAGCTAAGTGCACTAGTTGGTCTAGCACGACACCATGATCGTTTTGGAATGTTAGGCGTTGAGGAAGATGTTGTCACAAATGCAGTTAGAGAGGCTGGGGCATTTGTACTCAAGGCTGTTGAGTTGCAGCAGGTAATAGATAGTGCAATGAGTACCTTTAAGGCTTTTCTGCGATGGCTGTATGTTGTTGTGCAGCGTGTACGAGGTGAAACTGTACCAgatgagatgagccgcatgacTCAGCAAGACCTTACTTACATAACAGAGTTTTTGCATGATAGTCTTGAAGACACAGAAACAGGACCTGATGGTGAGAAGCGCACAAGATTCCGCCTAGAACGTGTTGGTCAGTACCTAAAAGATGCGCCACTCTCATGTCCACCAGAATCTGGACGTAATCCATGGGCTGTCTTTCTTGCAGAGCATCCTGCAGTTGCTGAGCATTCTCTTATTTTTCCACATTATCCAGAGCGTTCTCTCTTGCAGGAACACAAGAATCTTGAGCGAGTTTTGGATAATATGGCAGGACAACCAGCAAAAGTTATAAGTGGAGCTGTAAACATTGTTGCTTGGGTACCATTTATGGCTGTAGCACCAACTGGGCCAGTTAGTGTGAGTCAGATCAGTTGTCCACGTAACAATGCTATGTATACTGTTCTTATTCCTGGTCCTAAGCAAACGATTCTCTATCTGGCACGCTGGCCAACAAGTGCTGAACGCCTTGCTCAGGCCAATGCACCACCAGGACCTGCTCATCATGTAGAGGCAGCTCCTTTTGTGTTTTCAAGACTAGAGGGAACACGAGGGTGTTCCTCAGAGCAACTTGGCCCACCATCTCCATTTCTGCATTTAATTGGGGCACAGTTTTATGCTGAAGACACACTTTCTGTGCTGGCACAAGATCCTGCCGATTCTAAATCCTCGTTTTTTATTCAGTTATGGATGCAAACGGCTTGTGGAGGGCTGAAGCCTTTGGCAGTGTATGGAGGACGGCGTTTAGCAGAGGCCGGTGTTACTCCCCAAGATGCATGTAGGCTGGTGGATGCTAGTGGGTACAGACGCCTTGAGGGTGGTCCCCTCTCTTCACTGGCGGTGTCTGGATCACGTAAGGTTGCACTTTTACTCTCAGAGAATAGAAGACGTGTTAGGTTATTTGAAATGGAAGTGGATGaagatgatgaggatgatgacGAAGATGACACAGCCCAACATGAGTCCATTATGAATGCTTCTGGTGCTTCTGATGATCAGGTTGACAATTTATAG